CTAGCTACTTGCCACCCAAGGCTTATGCTTGAAATCTAATTGTTCAGTGCATTCAAAAGAAATATGTACATTTAGAATACCAAATGGATACCATTTGATACATCATGAGATATATTTTCACATAGTGTATGATTGATTTTGTAGATATAAATACTTATCTCTAGAAAATGGATAAAATTTTGTGAAGTTGGATATTAAAAATAATATAAAGGAACTACAATATGGTATGGACGGAGTAATAAAATCTCTTCACCGTGCTAAAAAAAAGTTATATGTGCCAATGTAGTGATCTTGCACAATAAAACAAATATATATGAGCAAGAGCATAGAACGGTTGGCTTGAAGAAGAGAGCGTTGTATAAGTGAGAGAGTGGAAGAAAACATTAAAAAATGATAGCTCCTCTCTATTTTGTGTTTAACCGTTAAATAATGTTACTAATAAAAAGTGAATTAATTTGTTAAATTGTCCGTGTGAAATATTTTGTAGTTAATTTTCATTAACTTTTAGTTAAAGCCTCTAGAATGTATACCTAGAAATTGTGTGTTTATGGGAGAAATAAATATCCATGTAACATTTAAAATAAAACACTTAAAACATTTGAGACACTACTGAACAAGACGCCCTCGCAAAGCACTATATTTGCAGAAGGATCATATTTGTGAATATGATCATGTTTGGTTCCAAATTTCTGTAGACATATCAAATAATGTGTTTCCATAAAATATATTTATGAAATTCTAGCCCGCACATCTATATATATATGAATATTGACATGCACGTTTTCTACGTCACAATTGCTTTATTCTGATTCTATCAATTGGCCAGCTGTAATTTGTTGACCCAACAGTATTATATTTTTCTCTTGAGATACCACCAGTGACACTATGGCCCCCGTCCCATCTTTTTACATTGTTTACAACCGTTCTTACTTTGTTTTCACCATTATTTGCTTGTCGGTccattttttcttttatttttatccATACATTGCATTTAATTCTTGTAACAAGCAGAACGGGGAGTTTGGCCACCTTGTTGGATATTTGGGACAAGTTGGTTTTGTcttttgtgtgcaggtaccgttaaCTTGGTCGAAGAGGGATGTTCCCACTGGCTAGATAAATCTTGTTCATAGCGGAGGGAAATACTTGTTGTTGTCTATATCATCCCTTCCATTTGGGGGTTCCCAACTGTAGTGAACTACACCATAACGGAGGGAAAAGTTTATTATTATTCAATATGCAATCCAAATTAATGCCCAAAAATCAGTGCACGTCACGTAAAATAATTCGGACATTGTCTATACCATGAGGATGAAGGTATTCTGGAAGCAACATGCCATGGATATGAGTTTTGATCTATGCATCATATACAATGGGTGGTACGTATGAAGAATATGGTGATGACGACACAAGGTTTGTTCTATGAGGAGCCTTCCGTCAAGGCATTCCGGAAGTAGTTATTATGAAATTTCAAGACATtaattttgaattttttaaatAAAGAGCTCCAGTGAGCTAGGGCTCCAATAGGACTTTCCGACTCTTTCAACTACTATATTTGTGTACCTTTTCGTTCCTTTTTTCCTGAGCAACTAATCAAGAAATCCATCCACAATAAAGCCAAGATAGAATGGCAATAACAGGATCAAATACAAGTGTCGCACAAGTTACATCACAAATAGAAAAACAATCGAAGCTCGGAACGATACAAGAGTGAAATTGAGGAACGATACAAGAGTGAAATTGAACTACAACTTTTCTTAGTTTCGTTGAAGAATTTTcttatttcattttaaaaatacattGCCGAAATCAGATTATTTAAAGTATAAGAAAAATGTAAGTTTTGATCTCTAGCAACACAAACATGTTGCTTGAACTTAAGATCTATCGTGATATTGTGTTTGTTCTTTTCTCGTTCCTACTACACTAGAGACCCATCGACAGCAAATTAAGCCCGGATACAACCGGAATAATAAGCTCAAATACAAACAAATACGAGCCCAATCACATGTTACGGGACAAATACAAAAACAATCAAAGCCCAGAACGATACAGGAGTGAAGGGAGGAGGGATTCTGGTCACACACACACATATCGGTGACATCAATCGACCGAGAATTAGTGCCCAGCCCTAGGAGTATCCCTTAATTATTTATTTAAGCAACATGGTGctgcgtgcatgcatgcatagccGCATGCATACTTGGTACGTAGCCTAGTATGGAACTTGCCCGACCACGGGCGGCGGGCTGTAACTGCAGATGACAAACACGCCAGCGTTGCCGTCACAGAGGACAGCGCCGCAGCCGATGGTCTTCGTGTCCCTCCACACCAACTGCAGGTATCCCATGCACGACTCACCCGTAGGTGCGGAGCAGGTGTTGGTGGCGTGGTCGTAGTACTGCTTCCCGGACGCCCAATAAATCACTGCGTCCACCGCATTCCATTCGGCCCCAGCGGCCCGAAAGAGGTTCTCTCCGTATGGGCGCACCTCCGGAGAGAGTACTAGC
The Aegilops tauschii subsp. strangulata cultivar AL8/78 chromosome 3, Aet v6.0, whole genome shotgun sequence genome window above contains:
- the LOC109766876 gene encoding pathogenesis-related protein 1-like, which translates into the protein MEYSPKLAAALLLALASAMIVTAQNGGDDMLNAHNEVRAAVGVGPVTWDPIVAAYAQSYAEKRRADCQLVLSPEVRPYGENLFRAAGAEWNAVDAVIYWASGKQYYDHATNTCSAPTGESCMGYLQLVWRDTKTIGCGAVLCDGNAGVFVICSYSPPPVVGQVPY